A region of the Pseudonocardia cypriaca genome:
GACTTGCCGACGTGCCGGAGGAACGCGGCAGTCCAGGTGACGACGTCGGCGGCGGTGCGCTTGCCGCCGACCACCTCGACCAGCGGGATCAGGTACGGCGGGTTGAACGGGTGCGCGACGACGAGGCGGTGGCCGGACACGGCGTCGACCGCCATCTCGGTCATCCCGTAGCCGGAGGTGGAGGAGCCGATGACGACGTGCTCCGGGGTGACCGCGTCGATGTCGGCGAGCAGCCTGCGCTTGAGGTCGAGCTGCTCGGGGGCGCTCTCCTGCACGTAGTCGGCGCCGGACACGGCATCGGCCAGGTCGGCGGTGACCGTCAGGTCGTCCGGGCTCGCGCCGGGGGCGAGGCCCAGCTCCGTGAGGGCGGGCCAGGCCGCCTCGACGAGCGCGCGCAGCCGGGACTCGGCGTCCGGTGCGGGGTCCCAGGCGCGCACGCGGAACCCGTTGGCCAGGAAGTAGGCCACCCAGCCGCCGCCGATCACCCCGGCCCCGATGCACGCAATGATCCGAACCCCGTCGGGAGGAACGCGGTCGGTCATGCGCGGGGCCGCAGGGAGAGGATCTCCCGCGCCTCGTCCGGCGTGGCCACCTCGGCGCCCATCGCCTCGATGATCGTGACCGCGTTGGCGACGAGCGCCGCGTTGCCGACCTTGTTGCCGCGCCCGAGGTAGAGGTTGTCCTCCAGCCCGACGCGGACGTGCCCGCCGAGCAGCACCGACTGCGCCACCCACGGCATCTGCATCCGGCCGATCGCGAAGGACGCCCACACCACGCCGGGCGGGATCTGCGCCACCATCGCCGCCAGCAGCGCCGGCTCCGCGGGCGCGCCGTA
Encoded here:
- a CDS encoding 3-hydroxyacyl-CoA dehydrogenase NAD-binding domain-containing protein; the encoded protein is MTDRVPPDGVRIIACIGAGVIGGGWVAYFLANGFRVRAWDPAPDAESRLRALVEAAWPALTELGLAPGASPDDLTVTADLADAVSGADYVQESAPEQLDLKRRLLADIDAVTPEHVVIGSSTSGYGMTEMAVDAVSGHRLVVAHPFNPPYLIPLVEVVGGKRTAADVVTWTAAFLRHVGKSVIVMDQEVPGFIANRLQEALWREALHMVANGEATPAQIDASITDGPGLRWAFHGPMLTFHLAGGPGGMAHMLDHFGPSLLSPWTRLDAPELTPELRDAVVAGTEEEAAGRTIADLVRERDRRLVDMLRVLGKVPGGI